Part of the Penaeus monodon isolate SGIC_2016 unplaced genomic scaffold, NSTDA_Pmon_1 PmonScaffold_18707, whole genome shotgun sequence genome is shown below.
ATCTTACTTGATGATAATcactaatataaatgtatattatttatacaaatcTACATTTCTAAACTGATagaaatatgcaaatttatatcatttttactatatactacctaaaaaaaaatctgacaataTGCTTCTTAAACTTGActctaaaacctaaaaaaaactttactttaaAATCCTAACCACAAACTAAACATATCAAAACCTTAATAATCGTACCCCAAGACGTAAAAGGGAACTTCAAAGGGGAACTTCATACAATCTTCATAACAGTAAAGCAGTTTTCCTCACGACCATATACTCTTGTTGTTTGGTTCGAGGTCGTTACGGACAGGCAGCACGAAGTTGAGCTTTGGGGATTGGATTTTTTggatatattatacttatatatataatatatgatatatatataatatatatatattatatatatatatattgtatataattatatatatatatatatatatataatatatatatatataattatgtatgtttatgaacgTCCAGTATCatttcctcacctcccttccccccaaaatgtTACAAATCCCcactcctttcccccaaaaagttacatctcccaacccccccaaaaaaaaagttacaattcccccactccctccccaaaaAAGTGCCAATGCCCCAACGGCCTCGCCAATCTGGGTCGCGCCTCGGCTGCCTCGGCTGCCTCGGTGTTGGCGGCGTAAGCGACCCTCGAACCAAAACAACAAGGAGTGAGTGGGGTCGTGAGGAAACCTGCTTTACTGTTATGAAGATTGTATGAAGGTTCCTCTTTTGAAGGTTTTTCTCCTTTTACGTGTTCTTGTGGGTTAGATTATTAAGGGTTTTGGATTGTTCTAGTTTGTGGTTAGGGAGGTTTtaaaagtaaagtttttttttagggtgtagAGTCAAGGTTTAGAGAAGCATGATTGtcaggaatcttttttttttttttttttttaaggataccgGTCCAGTTATAGTAAAAGATGATATTCACAACTTTCCCGCATATCTTCTTATCAGTTTAAGAGGAAGGCTGTTGCCAAGATGTTTGTATAGAATCCCAACCTCAGTCCACCACTGCCCTTGTAGACCTATCTAGTGATGTATCATCAAGTAAGGAACCCATACAAACTCACTGTGCGAAAAATGTCTGACGAAGGGTTGTTTTAGCCTGTAAAATATAGTAAGGATTTTGTTTCATTCAGTTAATGTTACCGAGAACAATGCAtgaagatagagggaaatggacactacCATCTTGTAGagcaaaagaaataaagtaataaGCAACAGAGGTACAGCTGCAACAACCTACTGTTTACCACAAAATGACAGAAATATCCGCTGCATATCATCGCTCAGTGACTACAACCAtacacagccagagttcttaatatTGCATTTTTTGTAAGTTGGCACGAAGTGCTAATAAAGAGGGGCACAGGGGGGCTTACCCCCCAGTCtagagaataaatagaaggtaggatttgtattttgtattttggggttcACATGATTTTGTGACTGTGTCTCTGGAGGGTGCAACACTCTCAGTAACAGACACTGTTCATTCAGTACTATTTATGGATTGCCAGAGTGTCCCCAAGTTTGTCACCTGAGGTAATGGGACTTGGATCTGAGTCGCTTTGTAAACAATTACCAAGACTCACATATTTCCTGAACTGATCATGTATGGTGGAAAAAAGAACAGATTCAGGCATATTACAttgtgaataataagaataaaaaattaaaattgcagGGCTTGATGACTGCATGAaacatgaaataagaaaattactGTGTTTTGTAAAATGATCCTATGGTATAGTTTCATTTGTTCTATGGGTTGTTGCTGATGTTAAAACATATGGTGTATATTAGTGAATTACATTTTATTAATCCTGGCAACATGCAGTAATTTTAGCCAGTGGAAACCATATTTAATGTTATTGGCCCTTATTCTTAGGGAAGGTATGATATATAGTGTATCAAGGATAGTGTAGAATAGCTATAAATATACTGAAGTATGCCCTGCACTAATAATTTATACCAAAGGTCCTAAAGAGCTAGCATTGGCATCCAATGACTTCTGTCATGGTAGTAGCCACTGACCTACAATTCTCCAGAAAAAGCATTATTTATCAACAATGAAATTGGTTCAAGTTGTCTGTATTGGATTTTGcacttagataaaaaaaaaaaaaaaaaaaatatatatatatatatatatattatatatatatatatatatatataatatatatatacatatataatatatatataaatatacatatacacccatactatatatatatatatatatatatatatatatatatatatatatatactatgtcatgttatataccatatgtatatatatataaaggatagaccaaattgcttttttttactcTGCTGTCGTCATTTTTTAATCTCTTGCACAAAACAAATTAGAGAGTCATTTGACTTCTATTGGTATTGATGTTACTGTAATGTcatatagaaatagtaatgattgGTGGTCATGAAATGTCACCATTCAATTTTTTTACTTAATCAGATAGGCCTGCTTTttgttgacaatttttttttttaatctttgataCATATTCTACTGCTATTGCTTGGTCCGATCTAACCATGACTTCCTGTAAACTTTGTGCCCAAATCataatttttgtcctttttccatTTAATAGGTGAGGTAATGAGTAGTGGACCATCATGGGCAGGAGGGCCAGCATGCCCACAGTGGCCATATGTAGGACCGGGTAATGGTCCGCCACCACAATGGGGTGCTTCTGCAGGTGGAATGCATCAGTACCCTCACAACCAGCCACCGCCTGTGAATGCTCCACCACAAAACTGGGCAAATGCTCATGGACCTCCTCCTATGTATGGAGCACCAAATCAAGGCATGCCTGAAGCTGCTCCCCCTGATCACTATGCTGTAGCTCCTCAGACCTCCATGCCAAACCAGTATAATGTTCCTCAGCACAGTGTACCCCAAGGCCCTCCCTCAGGCACCCCCTCAGGCCTGCCATCTAATGGGCATTTTGGTCCCCCTCCAGTGAGGTCATGTCCTGGACCTGTTGGCATTCCTCAGTGCCCCTCAGTTGGCACATCTGGACCCCTCTCACTTACGCAGTTTCCGCCTCCAGGGCCTTCACCTGGCCCACCTCCTGGCCCAGGCTATGTTGGAACCCCCATGTATGGGTGGGGagtgtctcctcctccttcttcacaaATGGTGCAGACTGGCCAGCCTCCTCCTGGCTCTGCTTGGGGTGGTGTCAGCCCAGGGGATATACATCACCAGACGTGGCAGGGATCTGATTGGGATTCAGAGAGACCTCATAGACCTCACACTGAAGACCTTACAACAAGGTCTGGTATTGATCGAAGTGGCGTACCATCAAGAAACAGCTACAGGGGGAATAGCAGAGGTAGAGACCATGACTCTTCTATCCATGGGCAAGAGAGGTCTTCTCAGGTTTCTTCAAGGTCAGGGTAAGGTTGGCTTTGCAGTTCGCAGAATTTTGTGCTTATCCACTGATTACATGTTAAATGTGAATTAACATCATTGTGTGTACTAATAGAAATTTGATATTTACCTCCTCTTTAGTCAAGACCattttaataattcataattattattttttaaaagttaaaacagtataaaaaaatcaaaattagatTGGAAGACTATTAATCACTTGTATTTGACCACAGGTATGAAGATGATCTTTGTAGCATAGACTCAAGATACAAGGAGAATAGAAGCTACTCTGATGCTTACTCTAGCAACGGATGGCGTGATAGACAcggcaggaggaggaaaaggtcaaGAAGTCCTTCTGACTACTCATCTAGAAGAGTAGAGTCAAGAAACCGCACAGAGCCTCGAAGGTGTTCAAGGGATTCTCGCGAAAGGTGGGATATGTGTATGAAATTAGAGAATATAGTAAGGTACTGCATAACTAGTTTCTACTTTAGTGTAGAGGTTGACATTTTATGTCAGATTAGCAATGAGATATTGTTGACTTGAAACCATTTTAATTACATTAGGGTTTGTACTCTTTCTCATATCTCACATTTTCTTATGCCATACCAATTcttgatatattttattgatttaatttaTATGTCAGCACATGAGCCTTGAttgatatagtagtatataagaCATAGTAGATATGTCAGTATGtaatttatagttttaaaaaatatggaatCAATCTTCATGTTATGTATTCCAGATCTCGGTATGACAATGATCGTAAAGAACGGTATTCAAGGAGTCCTGGATCTCATTCTCGTTCAAGTTCTCGACCTTTGTCCCCAGAAAGGAAGAGGTAAGTTATAggattgaaaaagagagaaaattcacAATGAATGAATGAGGAAGTATTTAAGTTAGGATTGAGTGATGTAGGGAATGGGTTCATAGGTTTGagtatatgtcatcatcatcatcatcatcattatcaatcaataataatcatcaatcatcatcatcatcatcagagttTGAGTGTGAGTCAGCAGGTGAAGTGTGTTCAGTCTGGCTCTTTCTAGGGCAGTCTTCTATTCTGACCAGTCATGAGGATCAGAGCTTCAGAGATCTTAGTCTTTCTCTTGAGCGTTTTCTCAGGTCTTCTTGGGTGCATTGGGTCCCTTCTTACCTGTGACTAGGAAGACTGCTTTGCtaaacccattggatctgggtgCCTTGCTGCCTGCATGTGGCCCAAAATCTGGGTATTAGGCTTATTTGAAT
Proteins encoded:
- the LOC119569789 gene encoding cleavage and polyadenylation specificity factor subunit 6-like, which codes for MPQRPRQSGSRLGCLGCLGVGGVSDPRTKTTRSEVMSSGPSWAGGPACPQWPYVGPGNGPPPQWGASAGGMHQYPHNQPPPVNAPPQNWANAHGPPPMYGAPNQGMPEAAPPDHYAVAPQTSMPNQYNVPQHSVPQGPPSGTPSGLPSNGHFGPPPVRSCPGPVGIPQCPSVGTSGPLSLTQFPPPGPSPGPPPGPGYVGTPMYGWGVSPPPSSQMVQTGQPPPGSAWGGVSPGDIHHQTWQGSDWDSERPHRPHTEDLTTRSGIDRSGVPSRNSYRGNSRGRDHDSSIHGQERSSQVSSRSGYEDDLCSIDSRYKENRSYSDAYSSNGWRDRHGRRRKRSRSPSDYSSRRVESRNRTEPRRCSRDSRERSRYDNDRKERYSRSPGSHSRSSSRPLSPERKRSRPSWSPDRHKSRSPVKEVGSKRKKRSAVDLPPEEKEECESLPTIQEEEKSKPASKEEELEEEEDVKAAWVRSAPADLYYQRDEKNPLVMRATKKLMSLCEVVEEKLIMRGTRIREEKRKAREKKEQQEQHQAIACRNGCLSLKKDKTKEQMERPENHQQRIMYQKTAPAQRARSRGGMQWHHHKGSSGGCGDSQ